A stretch of Henckelia pumila isolate YLH828 chromosome 4, ASM3356847v2, whole genome shotgun sequence DNA encodes these proteins:
- the LOC140862542 gene encoding uncharacterized protein: MWKSIIHFTIKALDERAWKRILNGWTPPKMLGPEGNYILKPETAWSTEEILISSFNAKALNAIFSTVDMRMYGIIVDCTVEKDAWEALQEHCEGSESVKRTKIRLLNSQFENLRMEETETISEYDHRLCQISTEAYCLGGPIANEGLCELNSSTQKKDKGKSIALQVSNESYDDVVNLTQDLSKSDLGDESISLLTKKFNTYLKKMQDNKEAGQRQKQLALPSPVKNQIHSSMQDKQVSKFKSYPKNIKAIKCHECIGFGHYANECPTRLKKGLIASLSDEEYEEEQAGSDFEECIALTSAIPVRTDLQINPHKVSTEKVISELL, from the exons ATGTGGAAATCCATAATTCATTTCACAATAAAAGCCTTAGATGAAAGAGCATGGAAAAGAATTCTAAATGGGTGGACTCCTCCAAAGATGCTTGGACCTGAAGGCAATTATATTCTCAAACCCGAAACAGCTTGGTCTACTGAAGAAATCTTGATTTCGAGTTTTAATGCAAAAGCTTTGAATGCAATCTTTTCCACTGTTGATATGAGAATGTATGGAATAATTGTTGATTGCACAGTGGAAAAAGATGCGTGGGAGGCTCTTCAGGAACATTGTGAGGGATCGGAAAGTGTGAAACGGACCAAGATCAGGCTGCTTAACTCCCAATTCGAAAATCTCAGAATGGAAGAAACTGAAACAATTTCAGAGTATGATCACCGTCTTTGTCAGATTTCTACTGAAGCCTACTGTCTTGGAGGTCCTATTGCAAATGAAGGCCTT TGTGAGTTAAACTCTAGTACTCAAAAGAAGGACAAAGGGAAGTCCATAGCACTTCAAGTATCAAACGAATCCTATGATGATGTAGTCAATCTCACGCAAGACTTGTCTAAATCAGATCTTGGTGATGAGTCCATATCTTTACTCACCAAGAAATTCAATACGTACTTGAAGAAGATGCAAGACAACAAGGAAGCCGGGCAAAGACAAAAGCAACTTGCTCTCCCATCTCCTGTGAAGAATCAAATTCATTCTTCTATGCAAGACAAGCAAGTCTCTAAGTTCAAGAGTTACCCTAAAAACATCAAAGCCATTAAATGTCATGAATGCATTGGATTcggacactatgcaaatgagtgcccCACAAGATTGAAGAAGGGACTGATTGCCTCACTAAGTGATGAAGAATATGAGGAAGAACAAGCAGGTTCTGATTTCGAAGAATGCATTGCATTAACTTCAGCCATACCAGTACGAACTGATCTTCAAATCAATCCTCACAAAGTGTCAACTGAGAAAGTAATCTCAGAACtcttgtga